In the genome of Rhizobium rhizogenes, one region contains:
- a CDS encoding ABC transporter ATP-binding protein, with protein MTPQSLELSGIGKGFGADDVLKEIDLSIRPGEFLSLVGMSGCGKSTLLRIIAGLETPDRGSVSIGGQDVTEIDPSDRNLAMVFQSYALYPHMSVRQNIATPLRMRRLPFSARLPLIGRLAAPAQALREIDAAVEQAAETLQIAHLLDRRPAQLSGGQRQRVALARALVRSPAAFLMDEPLSNLDAKLRAHMREELAGLHRRLGATFIYVTHDQIEAMTMSDRIALMSEGRIEQLGTPDELYRKPATLTVARFIGTPSINLLPVEIGTEGKVTALGRDLGLEASGRDAGPATLGLRAEDLRPGMEGFAVRVVRSETHGADRFVSCRLLSDETVAITLRQGAGEALGADANGTMIVGFAPERAHLFAADGLRRKTTVRERVPA; from the coding sequence ATGACGCCACAATCACTTGAACTTTCAGGAATCGGCAAGGGCTTCGGGGCTGACGATGTTCTGAAGGAGATCGATCTCTCCATCCGTCCCGGTGAGTTTTTGTCCCTCGTCGGCATGTCGGGCTGCGGCAAGTCCACGCTCTTGCGCATCATCGCAGGGCTGGAAACCCCGGATCGCGGTTCGGTGTCGATCGGCGGGCAGGATGTCACGGAGATCGATCCGAGCGACCGCAATCTGGCGATGGTGTTCCAGTCCTATGCGCTTTATCCGCATATGAGCGTGCGGCAGAATATCGCGACGCCGCTCAGGATGCGGCGTCTGCCCTTTTCCGCGCGCCTGCCGCTGATCGGACGGCTGGCGGCGCCGGCCCAGGCGCTCCGCGAGATCGACGCCGCCGTGGAGCAGGCGGCCGAGACCCTGCAGATCGCGCATCTGCTGGATCGCAGGCCGGCGCAGCTTTCCGGCGGTCAGCGCCAGCGCGTGGCGCTCGCCCGGGCGCTGGTGCGCTCACCCGCCGCCTTCCTGATGGATGAGCCGCTCTCGAACCTCGACGCAAAGCTTCGCGCCCATATGCGCGAGGAGTTGGCCGGCCTGCACCGCCGGCTCGGCGCAACCTTCATCTACGTCACTCATGACCAGATCGAAGCAATGACCATGTCCGACCGGATCGCGCTGATGTCGGAAGGCCGTATCGAGCAGCTTGGCACGCCGGATGAGCTTTACCGGAAGCCTGCGACGCTAACGGTGGCGCGTTTCATCGGCACGCCTTCCATCAATCTGCTGCCGGTCGAAATCGGCACCGAAGGCAAGGTCACGGCCCTCGGGCGCGATCTGGGCCTGGAAGCCTCGGGCCGCGATGCCGGCCCCGCAACGCTTGGCCTGCGCGCCGAGGATCTGCGTCCGGGTATGGAGGGTTTTGCGGTGCGCGTGGTCCGCAGCGAAACCCATGGCGCCGACCGTTTCGTCAGCTGCCGTCTGTTGAGCGACGAGACGGTGGCCATCACCCTGCGTCAGGGCGCGGGCGAGGCGCTTGGCGCCGATGCGAATGGCACGATGATTGTCGGTTTTGCGCCGGAACGTGCCCATCTTTTCGCTGCCGATGGGCTGCGTCGCAAAACGACCGTGCGTGAAAGGGTGCCGGCATGA
- a CDS encoding carbohydrate ABC transporter permease has translation MTAVDVSTAVRAKSRPRLSKADRRMIWRGLMFAAPASLLLLAIYIVPMLVLAGFSVTDYQLGALTTRFVGLGNFVKAFQDPVFLRALTNTAIYAVIVIPFGVFLALGVALLVYNRKRSRAFWEVAYFLPVTATLVAMATVWQFLLHPSLGPVNAAIKWLGFEPVAFLSNPVLLIPTMALIGIWQVLGFNMVLFLAGLTAISKDLHEAARLDGAKNPIDRFLTVTWPMLGPTTMFVVVTTSISAFKVFETVAVLTKGRFGSETLLFDLYLEGFEYSNTGYAAALTVIFLAIVLVLSIGQTLHMDRKVHY, from the coding sequence ATGACGGCCGTCGATGTTTCCACGGCTGTGCGCGCTAAATCCCGCCCGCGTCTGTCGAAGGCGGACCGGCGGATGATCTGGCGCGGGCTGATGTTCGCGGCGCCGGCAAGCCTGCTGCTGCTGGCCATCTATATTGTCCCGATGCTCGTTCTTGCCGGTTTTTCCGTCACGGATTATCAGCTCGGCGCGCTCACCACCCGTTTTGTCGGCCTCGGCAATTTCGTCAAGGCATTCCAGGACCCGGTTTTCCTGCGCGCGCTGACGAATACCGCCATCTATGCGGTCATCGTCATTCCCTTTGGCGTGTTTCTGGCGCTTGGCGTGGCGCTGCTCGTTTATAACCGTAAGCGCAGCCGCGCCTTCTGGGAAGTGGCCTATTTCCTTCCCGTCACCGCAACGCTCGTCGCCATGGCGACGGTGTGGCAGTTCCTGCTGCACCCTTCCCTCGGTCCGGTGAATGCGGCGATCAAATGGCTGGGTTTCGAACCCGTCGCCTTCCTCTCCAATCCCGTCCTCCTCATCCCCACCATGGCGCTGATCGGCATCTGGCAGGTCCTAGGCTTCAACATGGTGCTGTTCCTCGCCGGGCTTACCGCCATCTCGAAGGATCTGCACGAGGCGGCGCGGCTGGATGGCGCCAAGAACCCGATCGACCGGTTTCTGACGGTGACATGGCCGATGCTTGGGCCGACGACCATGTTTGTGGTGGTCACCACCTCCATTTCGGCCTTCAAGGTCTTCGAGACGGTCGCCGTTCTCACCAAGGGCCGCTTCGGGTCGGAAACCCTGCTGTTCGACCTCTATCTCGAAGGTTTCGAATATTCCAACACCGGTTATGCCGCCGCGCTGACGGTGATCTTCCTCGCAATCGTGCTGGTGCTTTCAATCGGCCAGACGCTGCATATGGACCGGAAGGTGCATTACTGA
- a CDS encoding carbohydrate ABC transporter permease has protein sequence MAALRKYLPHLVLALGAFVMLLPFYWMALTSIRSPAEIFNVSLWPIPEKFDAAENYARAAGQVPMGRFMLNGVIVCFGILVVQILTSVPAAYALAKLRFPGRKLLLGLVIAALCVPIQALALPLFVGLAKTELLNTYFAMMMPFFLSVFAIFLFNQSFRSYPDEIIEAARMDGFSEMEICWGLVLRGSLPSLAAFSVFSLVAHWNDLYWPMIVISDTNLAPPPLGMMFFADVESGANYGALMAGATLITAPMVLCFLLARRHFIAGITMTGVK, from the coding sequence ATGGCCGCGCTCCGCAAATATCTTCCGCATCTTGTGCTAGCGCTCGGTGCTTTCGTGATGCTCCTGCCATTCTACTGGATGGCGCTGACCTCGATCCGTTCGCCGGCAGAGATATTCAACGTCTCGCTCTGGCCGATCCCCGAAAAATTCGACGCGGCCGAGAATTATGCCCGGGCAGCGGGACAGGTGCCGATGGGGCGCTTCATGCTGAACGGCGTCATTGTCTGCTTCGGTATCCTTGTCGTCCAGATATTGACATCGGTTCCGGCGGCCTATGCGCTGGCGAAGCTCCGGTTCCCGGGCCGCAAGCTGCTGCTGGGCCTCGTCATCGCGGCGCTCTGCGTGCCCATCCAGGCACTGGCGCTGCCGCTTTTCGTGGGGCTGGCGAAGACAGAGCTCCTGAACACCTATTTCGCGATGATGATGCCGTTCTTCCTCTCGGTTTTCGCCATCTTCCTGTTCAACCAGTCCTTCCGCAGCTATCCGGATGAAATCATCGAGGCGGCACGCATGGATGGTTTCTCGGAAATGGAAATCTGCTGGGGCCTTGTCCTGCGCGGTTCGCTGCCCTCGCTTGCCGCATTTTCGGTCTTCTCGCTCGTCGCCCACTGGAACGATCTCTACTGGCCGATGATCGTCATCTCCGACACCAATCTCGCCCCGCCGCCGCTTGGCATGATGTTCTTCGCCGATGTCGAATCCGGTGCGAATTACGGTGCGCTGATGGCGGGCGCCACACTGATTACCGCGCCGATGGTGCTGTGCTTCCTCCTCGCACGGCGGCACTTCATCGCCGGTATTACCATGACCGGCGTCAAGTGA
- a CDS encoding ABC transporter substrate-binding protein, whose protein sequence is MKLNRRAVMGGLALGMAFAGLAQPVLANEITLNVLYNLPGFTKFHQPLADEFMKKNPDVKINFLAPAAGYNEGQQQVLRSAVTGNLPDVYFSGYNLTAELVHTLAPRNQITDLGPFIAAEGGQAFLDKNYSPKMAALGQIDGKQYGLPVNASSPIIYINSDLVTKAGGDPDKMPTTFPELIALAKKIKALDAKFAGMSYDINGWPDDWLWQALVFEQGGKLVDDKTKTVAFDNEIGLNALKMARQFVTEGGQNLLDWDQSRQQFGAGLTGFIFSTPAHVQTIQGLVGDRFKLKTATFPLDNKENGGVPTGGNSAVILTQDKAKQDAAWKYLKWITGPEAQNTIVRITGYLPTNKLATGPDFLAPYYAENPNVKTASLQADRSLPWAGYPGGDSVRIWRTQRDIIGTVMRGEVTPEAGLKQIVEQTNALLK, encoded by the coding sequence ATGAAACTCAACCGACGCGCTGTGATGGGCGGTCTGGCTCTCGGCATGGCTTTTGCGGGCCTCGCTCAGCCGGTTCTGGCCAATGAAATCACGCTGAATGTTCTCTACAACCTGCCGGGCTTCACCAAGTTCCATCAGCCGCTGGCCGATGAATTCATGAAGAAGAACCCGGATGTGAAGATCAACTTCCTCGCTCCGGCAGCCGGTTACAACGAAGGCCAGCAGCAGGTTCTGCGCTCTGCCGTCACTGGCAATCTGCCCGACGTTTATTTCTCGGGCTACAACCTGACGGCGGAACTGGTTCACACGCTTGCACCGCGCAACCAGATCACCGATCTCGGCCCGTTCATTGCGGCTGAAGGCGGTCAGGCTTTCCTCGACAAGAACTACAGCCCGAAGATGGCCGCGCTCGGCCAGATCGACGGCAAGCAGTATGGCCTGCCGGTCAACGCTTCCTCGCCGATCATCTACATCAACTCCGACCTCGTCACCAAGGCTGGCGGCGACCCGGACAAGATGCCGACGACCTTCCCGGAACTCATTGCTCTCGCCAAGAAGATCAAGGCTCTCGATGCCAAGTTCGCCGGCATGAGCTACGACATCAATGGCTGGCCGGATGACTGGTTGTGGCAGGCGCTGGTCTTCGAACAGGGCGGCAAGCTCGTTGACGACAAGACCAAGACCGTTGCTTTCGACAATGAAATCGGCCTCAACGCCCTGAAGATGGCTCGCCAGTTCGTCACCGAAGGTGGCCAGAACCTGCTCGACTGGGATCAGTCCCGCCAGCAGTTCGGTGCAGGCCTGACTGGCTTCATCTTCTCGACCCCGGCCCACGTCCAGACGATTCAGGGTCTGGTTGGCGACCGCTTCAAGCTGAAGACAGCGACCTTCCCGCTCGACAACAAGGAAAACGGCGGCGTGCCGACCGGCGGCAACTCTGCCGTGATCCTGACGCAGGACAAGGCCAAGCAGGATGCAGCCTGGAAATACCTGAAGTGGATCACCGGTCCGGAAGCGCAGAACACCATCGTTCGCATCACCGGCTACCTGCCGACCAACAAGCTGGCCACCGGCCCGGACTTCCTGGCACCCTATTATGCCGAGAACCCGAATGTGAAGACCGCTTCGCTCCAGGCCGATCGTTCGCTGCCCTGGGCTGGTTATCCGGGTGGTGATTCCGTCCGCATCTGGCGCACGCAGCGCGACATCATCGGCACCGTCATGCGCGGTGAGGTAACGCCGGAAGCCGGTCTCAAGCAGATCGTCGAGCAGACCAACGCCCTGCTGAAATAA
- a CDS encoding phosphodiesterase encodes MKIIQITDTHLLPPGIAINGVDPEKQLRAAIADIIEKHADADLLVMTGDLCNYGEPEAYELLRDILAPVSVPVRLMLGNHDRRPEFVAAFPEQPRDENGYIQSFIDTDFGRLLFLDSHEADVIGGIYGADRLAWLEGALESAGELPVTVFIHHPPMDCGIRHFEHIGMHDDGALMRCLTAHAAGVRHIIFGHIHVPMAGTTAEGIAYSSGQACAHRFITDIDVLDPLWTGGNPCYRVITTGAFGLRAYDAEVGQVVLGQAPVCEGP; translated from the coding sequence ATGAAGATCATCCAGATCACCGACACCCATCTTCTGCCGCCGGGCATCGCGATAAACGGCGTCGACCCGGAAAAGCAGCTGCGCGCGGCAATCGCCGATATTATCGAAAAACACGCCGACGCCGATCTTCTTGTCATGACGGGCGATCTTTGCAACTACGGTGAGCCGGAGGCCTATGAGCTGTTGCGCGACATCCTCGCGCCGGTCTCCGTTCCCGTGCGGCTGATGCTTGGCAATCACGATCGCCGGCCTGAATTCGTGGCGGCCTTCCCCGAACAGCCGCGCGACGAAAACGGCTACATCCAGTCCTTCATCGATACGGATTTCGGCCGGCTGCTGTTTCTCGACAGCCACGAAGCCGACGTCATCGGTGGCATCTATGGTGCGGATCGCCTGGCGTGGCTGGAGGGTGCGCTGGAAAGCGCGGGCGAGTTGCCGGTAACGGTTTTCATCCACCACCCGCCGATGGATTGCGGCATCCGCCATTTCGAGCATATCGGCATGCATGATGACGGTGCGCTCATGCGTTGCCTCACGGCCCATGCGGCCGGTGTGCGTCATATCATTTTTGGCCATATCCATGTGCCGATGGCGGGCACCACCGCCGAAGGCATAGCCTATAGCTCGGGTCAGGCCTGCGCCCACCGTTTCATCACCGATATCGATGTCCTGGATCCGCTGTGGACGGGCGGCAATCCCTGTTACCGCGTCATCACAACAGGCGCATTTGGCCTGCGCGCCTATGATGCGGAAGTGGGGCAGGTCGTGCTCGGTCAGGCACCTGTCTGCGAAGGCCCCTGA
- a CDS encoding acetyl-CoA hydrolase/transferase family protein: protein MLEKRIRNASLLNRIVSAEEAASLIQDGMTVGMSGFTRAGEAKAVPLALAERAKSHPMKITLMTGASLGNDLDKTMVEAGMLARRMPFQSDPALRRAINDGKVMFIDQHLSETVEQLRGGQIHGVDIAIVEAVAITAEGGIVPTTSVGNSASFAILADKVIVEINLSQPEVLEGLHDIFIPAKRPTRMPIPVVATDSRVGLPFIPVPPEKIAAIVLSDKSDSFSTVLPPDDETKAIAGHLTEFLLNEVRHGRMTHELQPLQAGIGTIANAVMHGFIDTPFHDLKMYSEVLQDSTFELFDAGKLTFASGSSITLSSAMNEQVMPRLAEYKSRLILRPQEVSNHPEVIRRLGIIGINTALEFDIYGNVNSTHVGGTHMMNGIGGSGDFARNAYMSIFVTKSIAKGGAISSVVPMVSHVDHTEHDVDILVTETGLADLRGLAPRERAAVIIANCVHPSYRDALTDYFKRAAARGGHTPHLIEEALSWHNALRERGTMLPQ, encoded by the coding sequence ATGCTTGAAAAGCGTATTCGCAACGCGTCCCTCTTGAACAGGATTGTCAGCGCCGAAGAAGCCGCCAGTCTCATTCAGGACGGTATGACCGTCGGCATGAGCGGTTTTACGCGCGCTGGTGAAGCCAAGGCCGTGCCGCTGGCGCTGGCCGAGCGCGCCAAGTCGCATCCCATGAAGATTACCCTGATGACCGGCGCATCGCTTGGCAACGATCTCGACAAGACCATGGTCGAGGCAGGCATGCTGGCGCGCCGCATGCCGTTCCAGTCCGATCCGGCTTTGCGCAGGGCGATCAACGACGGCAAGGTGATGTTCATCGATCAGCATCTTTCCGAAACGGTCGAGCAATTGCGTGGCGGTCAGATTCACGGGGTCGATATCGCCATTGTCGAGGCCGTGGCAATCACGGCGGAAGGCGGTATCGTCCCCACCACCTCGGTCGGTAATTCCGCAAGCTTCGCCATTCTGGCCGACAAGGTCATCGTTGAGATCAACCTGTCGCAACCCGAAGTGCTGGAGGGGCTGCACGACATCTTCATTCCCGCCAAACGCCCGACCCGCATGCCCATCCCCGTGGTGGCGACGGACAGCCGTGTCGGCCTGCCATTCATTCCGGTTCCGCCGGAAAAGATCGCTGCAATCGTGCTGAGCGACAAGAGCGACAGTTTTTCGACGGTGCTGCCGCCGGATGACGAAACCAAGGCGATTGCCGGCCACCTCACCGAGTTCCTGCTGAACGAGGTTCGTCATGGCCGCATGACCCACGAACTCCAGCCACTCCAGGCCGGCATCGGCACCATCGCCAATGCGGTGATGCATGGTTTCATCGATACGCCGTTTCACGATCTCAAAATGTATTCGGAAGTCCTGCAGGATTCGACCTTCGAGCTTTTCGATGCCGGCAAGCTCACCTTCGCCTCCGGTTCGTCGATCACGCTCTCCTCCGCCATGAATGAACAGGTCATGCCGCGGCTGGCCGAGTACAAGAGCCGGCTGATCCTTCGCCCGCAGGAAGTCAGCAATCATCCGGAAGTCATCCGCCGCCTCGGTATCATCGGCATCAACACCGCGCTGGAATTCGATATTTACGGAAACGTGAACTCCACGCATGTCGGCGGAACGCATATGATGAACGGCATTGGCGGCTCGGGGGATTTCGCCCGCAACGCCTATATGTCGATCTTCGTCACCAAGTCGATTGCCAAGGGTGGGGCCATCTCCAGCGTCGTTCCGATGGTCAGCCATGTCGATCACACCGAGCATGATGTCGATATTCTCGTCACCGAAACCGGGCTGGCCGATCTGCGCGGTCTCGCTCCGCGCGAGCGAGCGGCCGTTATCATCGCAAACTGCGTGCATCCCAGCTATCGCGATGCGCTGACGGATTATTTTAAGCGGGCGGCGGCACGGGGCGGGCACACGCCACATCTCATCGAAGAGGCGCTGTCCTGGCATAATGCGCTTCGGGAAAGAGGAACGATGCTGCCGCAGTAA
- a CDS encoding alpha/beta hydrolase, which translates to MPIRFVAVIAIVALLAGCGGRPIGVMTPTGQTVAGTTPVNLLVATTRAPSENTAVLFGGERGTGLKVDAVTISIPPNANRKVGQVQWPKKLPPNPLKDFTTVAVEPIRSEAETRSWIGKHIAKDRRVLVFVHGFNNRYEESVYRFAQIVHDSGTDVVPVVFTWPSRASIFDYNYDKESTNYSRDALEEMLTRLAKDKSIGEVTVMAHSMGTWLAVEALRQMAIRNGRVDPKISNVILAAPDLDVDVFSRQFASLGKTPPKFTLFVSQDDRALSLSRRISGNVDRLGQIDPSVEPYSSQLEKAGITVLDLTKLQSGDRLNHGKFAESPEVVRLIGDRLIAGQTVTDSDVGLGEALGAVSIGAAQTVGTAASVVVSAPIAVFDPRTRENYGRQVERLGRSMENTVGSVGDTAGSVVDDQAVQGSRVNCDAAANRNRAECRNR; encoded by the coding sequence ATGCCCATTCGCTTCGTGGCCGTAATTGCGATTGTCGCCCTGCTCGCAGGCTGCGGTGGGCGTCCTATCGGGGTCATGACGCCGACGGGGCAGACCGTGGCGGGCACGACGCCGGTCAATCTTCTGGTTGCCACCACGCGTGCGCCATCGGAAAACACCGCCGTGCTATTCGGCGGTGAGCGTGGAACGGGCCTGAAGGTCGATGCTGTCACCATTTCCATTCCACCCAATGCCAACCGCAAGGTCGGGCAGGTGCAATGGCCGAAAAAACTGCCGCCGAACCCGCTGAAGGATTTCACTACGGTGGCGGTGGAGCCTATTCGTTCTGAAGCCGAAACCAGAAGCTGGATCGGTAAACATATCGCGAAGGACCGCCGCGTGCTGGTCTTCGTGCATGGCTTCAACAATCGCTACGAAGAATCCGTTTATCGCTTCGCCCAGATCGTCCATGATTCAGGCACGGATGTTGTGCCCGTCGTCTTCACCTGGCCGTCGCGGGCAAGCATTTTCGACTATAATTACGACAAGGAAAGCACCAACTATTCCCGCGATGCGCTTGAAGAGATGCTGACGCGTCTGGCCAAGGACAAATCCATCGGCGAGGTCACGGTCATGGCGCATTCCATGGGTACCTGGCTTGCGGTGGAAGCGCTGCGCCAGATGGCGATCCGCAACGGCCGGGTCGATCCGAAGATCAGCAATGTCATTCTTGCCGCGCCGGATCTCGATGTGGACGTGTTCAGCCGGCAATTTGCAAGTCTTGGCAAGACGCCGCCGAAATTCACCCTTTTCGTCTCGCAGGATGACCGCGCACTTAGCCTGTCGCGCCGCATCTCCGGCAATGTCGACCGCCTTGGCCAGATCGATCCATCCGTCGAGCCTTATAGCAGCCAGCTGGAAAAGGCCGGCATCACCGTTCTCGATCTCACCAAGCTGCAATCCGGTGATCGTCTGAACCACGGTAAATTTGCCGAAAGCCCCGAGGTCGTCCGCCTGATCGGCGACCGCCTCATCGCCGGCCAGACGGTGACGGATTCCGACGTCGGTCTGGGTGAGGCGCTTGGCGCGGTCAGCATCGGCGCTGCGCAAACCGTCGGAACGGCGGCCAGCGTGGTGGTCAGCGCACCGATTGCAGTCTTTGATCCGCGCACGCGGGAAAATTACGGCCGGCAGGTGGAACGCCTTGGTCGCTCCATGGAGAATACGGTCGGATCGGTGGGCGATACCGCCGGCTCTGTGGTGGATGATCAGGCGGTTCAGGGTTCGAGAGTGAATTGCGATGCCGCCGCCAATCGAAACCGGGCGGAATGCCGTAACCGCTAA
- a CDS encoding 4-hydroxyproline epimerase, with protein sequence MRWKRTLQLLDVHCEGEIGRVVTGGAPKIPGNTVAEQLHWMNTDPQGEALRRFLTLEPRGTPMGSVNLLLPPKHPDAHVAFVILQPDQAHASSGSNSICATTALLESGMVEMQEPETVIILETAAGLVKATATCRDGRCEKVKLTMVPSFVHELDVSIDTPEWGKVTMDISYGGIFYALVDVRQIGLTIEKANAAKLVAAGMTLKDLVNREMTVVHPEIPAISGVAYVMFRDVDADGSIRTCTTMWPGRADRSPCGTGNSANLATLYARGKVKVGDEYKSRSIIGSEFDVGLSAVTEVAGRPAVIPTIAGRGFTFGLHQVGLDPFDPLADGFAMTDVWGPEAGNI encoded by the coding sequence ATGCGTTGGAAACGCACCCTCCAGCTTCTCGATGTGCATTGCGAAGGCGAAATCGGCCGTGTCGTCACCGGCGGCGCGCCGAAAATCCCAGGCAACACGGTTGCTGAACAGCTTCACTGGATGAATACGGACCCGCAGGGGGAGGCGCTGCGCCGCTTCCTGACGCTTGAACCGCGTGGTACGCCGATGGGGTCGGTCAATCTTCTCCTGCCGCCGAAGCATCCCGATGCACACGTCGCTTTCGTCATTCTCCAGCCGGATCAGGCGCATGCCAGCTCCGGCTCCAATTCCATCTGTGCCACCACGGCACTGCTGGAAAGCGGCATGGTGGAGATGCAGGAACCGGAAACCGTCATTATTCTGGAAACGGCCGCCGGCCTCGTCAAAGCGACGGCCACCTGCCGTGACGGGCGCTGCGAAAAGGTCAAGCTGACCATGGTGCCGTCCTTCGTGCATGAGCTGGATGTCAGCATCGACACGCCCGAATGGGGCAAAGTGACGATGGACATTTCCTACGGCGGCATTTTTTACGCGCTCGTTGATGTTCGCCAGATCGGTCTCACCATCGAGAAGGCCAATGCCGCGAAACTCGTTGCCGCCGGCATGACCCTGAAGGACCTCGTAAACCGTGAAATGACGGTCGTTCATCCGGAAATCCCCGCCATATCAGGCGTTGCCTATGTCATGTTCCGCGATGTGGATGCCGATGGTTCCATCCGCACCTGCACCACCATGTGGCCGGGCCGGGCGGATCGCTCCCCCTGTGGCACCGGCAATTCCGCCAATCTCGCCACGCTTTATGCGCGCGGCAAGGTGAAGGTGGGCGATGAATATAAATCCCGCTCGATCATCGGTTCGGAATTTGACGTCGGCCTTTCCGCCGTCACCGAGGTGGCGGGTCGTCCGGCCGTCATTCCCACCATTGCCGGGCGCGGCTTCACCTTCGGTCTGCACCAGGTGGGTCTCGATCCTTTCGACCCGTTGGCGGATGGTTTCGCCATGACCGATGTCTGGGGTCCGGAAGCGGGCAACATCTGA
- the pyrC gene encoding dihydroorotase, with protein MKSLTLRRPDDWHLHLRDGAMLEGVIGDTSRHFARAIIMPNLVPPVVTTADARAYRERIVKAIPAGDRFEPLMTLYLTEDTVADDVEEGKKSGLITAVKLYPAGATTNSHGGVRDFNKAMPVLERMAKIGLPLCVHGEVTAPEVDIFDREKVFIDTVLEPLRQRLPELKVTMEHITTRDGVDYIKSSKANLAGSITTHHLIINRNAILVGGIKPHYYCLPVAKREEHRLALRAAATSGDARFFLGTDSAPHVDPTKECACGCAGIYTSINTMSCLAHVFEDENALDKLEAFASLNGPAWYGLAPNEETITLVKRDEAVSFPEKIETGAGPVTVFDPMFPLHWDVS; from the coding sequence ATGAAGTCGCTCACCCTGCGCCGCCCTGATGACTGGCACCTGCATCTTCGTGATGGCGCCATGCTGGAAGGGGTGATCGGGGATACGAGCCGCCATTTCGCCCGCGCCATCATCATGCCGAATCTGGTGCCGCCGGTCGTTACCACGGCCGATGCCCGCGCCTATCGCGAACGCATCGTCAAGGCGATCCCGGCGGGTGACCGCTTCGAGCCGCTGATGACCCTGTACCTCACTGAGGATACTGTTGCCGACGACGTGGAAGAGGGCAAAAAAAGTGGCCTCATCACCGCCGTAAAGCTCTATCCGGCGGGTGCGACCACCAATTCCCACGGCGGCGTGCGCGACTTCAATAAGGCGATGCCGGTTCTGGAGCGCATGGCGAAGATTGGCCTGCCGCTTTGCGTGCATGGCGAGGTGACGGCGCCGGAAGTCGATATTTTCGATCGCGAGAAGGTTTTCATCGATACGGTTCTGGAACCGCTGCGCCAGCGCCTGCCGGAACTGAAGGTGACGATGGAGCACATTACCACCCGTGACGGCGTGGACTACATCAAGTCATCCAAGGCCAATCTGGCCGGTTCCATCACCACCCACCATCTCATCATCAACCGCAATGCCATTCTGGTCGGCGGTATCAAGCCGCATTATTATTGCCTGCCCGTCGCCAAGCGCGAAGAGCACCGGCTGGCCCTGCGGGCTGCCGCGACTTCGGGTGATGCGCGCTTCTTCCTCGGTACGGATTCCGCCCCGCATGTCGATCCCACCAAGGAATGCGCCTGCGGCTGTGCCGGTATCTATACCTCCATCAATACCATGAGCTGCCTTGCCCATGTCTTCGAGGACGAAAATGCCCTCGATAAACTGGAAGCCTTCGCCTCGCTGAATGGTCCCGCCTGGTATGGTCTCGCACCGAATGAAGAGACGATCACGCTGGTCAAGCGTGATGAAGCGGTTTCCTTCCCCGAAAAGATCGAGACGGGCGCTGGGCCGGTGACGGTGTTTGACCCGATGTTCCCGCTCCACTGGGATGTAAGCTGA
- a CDS encoding orotate phosphoribosyltransferase yields MNHFTFTDRTVVAELVAKMLWEIKAVHFNSESPYTFASGMKSPVYIDMRKLISFPRIRSAAMDFAAAAVMREAGFEKFDCVAGGETAGIPFAAFLAERLGLPMIYCRKKPKGHGRNAQIEGHMPEGARVLVIEDLTTAGGSMFTFIDAIRAAGGIVDHGIALFYYGIFEEAEARFANGNVKLHYLTTWRDVLAVARAEKLFDEKTLSGVEAFLDNPLPWSAKHGGVSELPQS; encoded by the coding sequence ATGAACCATTTCACATTCACTGACCGCACCGTCGTTGCGGAACTGGTTGCGAAGATGTTGTGGGAAATCAAGGCGGTCCATTTCAATTCCGAAAGCCCTTATACTTTCGCTTCGGGCATGAAGAGCCCTGTCTATATCGACATGCGCAAGCTCATCTCCTTCCCGCGCATTCGCTCGGCGGCCATGGATTTCGCGGCGGCGGCTGTCATGCGCGAGGCCGGCTTCGAGAAGTTCGACTGTGTCGCCGGCGGTGAAACGGCGGGCATTCCCTTTGCCGCTTTCCTTGCCGAGCGCCTTGGCCTGCCGATGATCTATTGCCGCAAGAAGCCGAAAGGCCATGGACGTAATGCCCAGATCGAAGGCCATATGCCGGAAGGTGCCCGCGTTCTCGTCATCGAGGATTTGACGACGGCCGGCGGTTCGATGTTCACCTTCATCGACGCCATCCGTGCGGCGGGCGGCATTGTCGATCATGGCATCGCGCTCTTCTATTACGGCATCTTCGAAGAGGCCGAAGCACGCTTCGCCAATGGCAATGTCAAGCTGCATTATCTGACGACCTGGCGCGATGTTCTGGCGGTCGCACGGGCTGAAAAACTGTTCGATGAAAAGACGTTGTCGGGGGTTGAGGCCTTCCTCGATAATCCGCTGCCCTGGTCTGCCAAGCACGGCGGCGTCAGCGAATTGCCGCAATCTTAA